The following coding sequences lie in one Nitrospirota bacterium genomic window:
- the rfaE2 gene encoding D-glycero-beta-D-manno-heptose 1-phosphate adenylyltransferase → MSVKVMTKDQLVPLLRTAQTRNKRIVFTNGCFDLMHVGHTRYLQAARDLGDLLVVAVNSDESVRSLNKAPDRPIVPEAQRAEVVAALSSVDYVVLFNEPDPHSLIAALQPDVLVKGGDWAVERIVGREIVEARGGVVRTIPLVPGVSTTTLIQRIRSTTT, encoded by the coding sequence ATGTCTGTGAAAGTCATGACGAAAGACCAGCTGGTCCCACTTCTGCGTACGGCGCAGACCCGGAATAAACGTATCGTGTTCACGAACGGCTGTTTCGATCTCATGCATGTCGGCCATACGCGTTACCTCCAGGCGGCGAGAGATCTCGGAGACCTATTGGTCGTCGCCGTCAACAGCGATGAGTCCGTCAGGAGCTTGAACAAGGCCCCGGATCGGCCGATCGTCCCGGAGGCTCAACGGGCGGAAGTGGTCGCCGCCCTCAGTTCGGTCGATTATGTAGTCCTGTTCAACGAACCGGACCCCCACAGTTTGATTGCCGCCTTGCAACCGGATGTACTCGTGAAAGGTGGAGATTGGGCGGTGGAACGGATCGTTGGCCGAGAAATCGTCGAAGCGCGCGGCGGGGTCGTCCGCACCATTCCCTTAGTCCCCGGCGTCTCCACCACGACGCTGATACAGCGTATTCGCTCGACTACAACGTAA